The following proteins come from a genomic window of Aquimarina sp. MAR_2010_214:
- a CDS encoding histidine kinase, translating to MTTNRYIIVLFFLFELSTIVSISARDTFFFHSKKGYQDSILMNLKQKQQKARQSSHKDSIIKSDLNLLKFYAYNQPKNTDTDELFNLLDYCTENNNINCLVEVYAMLAWQMQKKDQYTEALEHYNKAIELSNDTEEKSSKWLVLINQGTLFNELLEPELARKNFKASFKYIKPNEDYRMAISLLNISSTFGKTDHDSIAYFSNKAISFFEKNPGQNNGLEIAANNVAYSYIKQNKLKEASRIIDKYIDLNNIADSKKGWFGSFFYNTLGELNYKLGHLDKAIDYYKKSISYTENNNSSSNLMSLNDLAEIYESKGEFKKTIQYLKAKEKHLQKFNEHNLKKEIARSKYNKILAEKNKLITNLEKKNQKTNRQVYNSKIIALSSGVLTIICILFFLTIYQKSRLKISQLNEEISLARLKSLRSIMNPHFLFNSFNTLQSFILQKDKFEASEHMRELSQLIRKILSNSDSLYISFKEELEIIKTYITLENKRFDGQFEMSLTIDENLIELNPKIPSMIIQPHLENAVIHGLGSKNKKALKLSFQKKKNSIKCIIEDNGIGRRKSAELNKKSKNTSNLSIASGNTAERIKLLKKVGYKKTSMKITDLLDDNKKPKGTRVIVNLPIIN from the coding sequence ATGACAACAAATAGATATATTATCGTATTGTTTTTTCTATTCGAATTATCCACTATTGTATCGATTTCTGCAAGAGATACATTTTTTTTTCATTCAAAAAAAGGGTATCAGGATTCAATACTTATGAATCTTAAACAAAAACAACAAAAGGCCAGGCAATCAAGTCATAAAGATAGTATTATCAAAAGTGACCTAAACTTATTAAAGTTTTACGCTTATAATCAACCAAAAAATACAGATACCGATGAGCTATTTAATTTGCTAGATTATTGCACAGAAAATAACAACATCAATTGTCTTGTAGAAGTATATGCCATGCTTGCCTGGCAAATGCAAAAAAAAGATCAGTATACGGAAGCTTTAGAGCATTACAATAAAGCTATTGAGCTTTCTAATGATACTGAAGAAAAAAGTTCAAAATGGCTCGTTTTAATCAATCAAGGAACACTATTTAATGAATTGTTAGAACCAGAGCTCGCCAGAAAAAACTTCAAGGCTTCCTTCAAATATATTAAACCGAATGAGGATTACAGAATGGCTATTTCGCTATTAAATATTTCTTCTACATTCGGAAAAACTGATCATGATTCGATCGCCTATTTTTCTAATAAAGCCATAAGTTTTTTTGAAAAAAATCCAGGTCAAAACAACGGCCTTGAAATAGCTGCAAATAATGTTGCTTATAGTTATATCAAACAAAACAAACTAAAAGAAGCCTCAAGAATTATTGATAAATATATTGATCTAAATAATATTGCAGACAGTAAAAAAGGATGGTTTGGATCATTTTTCTATAACACTCTAGGAGAATTAAATTACAAACTAGGTCATCTAGATAAGGCTATTGATTACTACAAAAAATCCATAAGTTATACAGAGAACAATAACTCATCTTCTAATCTAATGAGTTTAAATGATCTGGCTGAGATTTATGAAAGCAAAGGTGAATTTAAAAAAACTATTCAATATTTAAAAGCTAAAGAAAAACACCTCCAAAAATTTAATGAACATAATCTTAAAAAAGAGATTGCCCGATCAAAATATAATAAAATACTAGCCGAAAAAAATAAGCTCATCACTAATCTGGAAAAGAAAAATCAAAAAACAAATAGACAAGTATACAATAGTAAAATTATCGCTCTTAGCTCGGGAGTTCTCACAATAATATGCATCTTGTTTTTTTTAACTATTTATCAAAAAAGTAGATTAAAAATATCACAGCTCAATGAAGAAATAAGTTTAGCAAGGCTAAAATCACTACGATCAATAATGAACCCTCACTTCTTATTTAATTCATTCAATACATTACAAAGTTTTATTCTTCAAAAAGATAAATTCGAGGCCAGCGAGCATATGAGGGAACTTTCTCAATTGATTCGGAAAATATTATCCAACTCAGACAGTTTATATATTAGCTTTAAAGAAGAATTAGAAATTATCAAGACCTACATTACTCTAGAAAACAAAAGATTTGATGGTCAATTTGAAATGAGCTTAACAATTGATGAAAATTTAATCGAACTTAACCCAAAAATACCTTCGATGATTATTCAACCGCATCTTGAAAATGCTGTTATACATGGATTAGGTTCAAAAAATAAAAAAGCACTGAAGCTATCTTTTCAAAAAAAGAAAAATAGCATAAAATGTATTATAGAAGATAATGGTATTGGAAGAAGAAAATCGGCAGAGTTAAATAAGAAATCAAAAAACACTTCAAATTTATCGATTGCATCTGGAAATACCGCTGAAAGAATAAAACTTCTGAAAAAAGTAGGATATAAAAAAACATCTATGAAAATT
- a CDS encoding calcium/sodium antiporter: MIASILYVIIGLILLVIGGEFLVRSSVALSFRLKLSRMVIGLTVVSFATSAPELLVSIQAALDGLSDISLGNVVGSNIANIGLVLGITAIIGPLAIDKDFYKFNWPVMVLLSFILYLFLQNDATLTKFEGLILLLSLLVYLFLLIRRARKSSDAMAEEVDDSLQKTSNFKIIIWLLIGGAALYFGSELLVSGAETIAKKMGVSEGVIAVTLIAVGTSVPELAASVIAALKQEKAISLGNLIGSNIFNIASVLGITSLIQPIAVKDETLMSVNIYWMLGFAMILLPLAFIPKKMILGRPKGLLIFAAYCIFIALVFIE, translated from the coding sequence ATGATTGCCAGTATATTATACGTTATTATAGGGCTTATACTTCTTGTAATTGGAGGGGAGTTTTTAGTAAGATCCTCTGTTGCCTTATCTTTCAGGCTTAAATTATCGCGTATGGTTATTGGGTTAACTGTAGTTTCTTTTGCTACCTCTGCTCCAGAATTACTAGTGAGTATTCAGGCCGCACTAGACGGATTGTCAGATATATCTTTAGGTAATGTGGTTGGATCAAATATTGCTAATATTGGCTTGGTGTTGGGGATTACTGCAATAATTGGTCCTTTGGCTATTGATAAGGATTTTTATAAATTCAATTGGCCGGTAATGGTGCTATTATCTTTTATTCTGTACCTCTTTTTACAAAATGATGCAACTTTAACCAAGTTTGAAGGACTTATATTGTTATTGTCTTTATTAGTATATCTATTCTTGTTGATTCGAAGAGCCAGAAAATCTTCTGATGCTATGGCAGAAGAGGTAGATGATTCTCTTCAGAAAACATCCAATTTTAAAATCATAATTTGGTTGCTTATAGGTGGAGCCGCATTATATTTTGGTTCTGAATTATTGGTGAGCGGAGCAGAAACTATTGCTAAAAAGATGGGGGTCAGTGAAGGTGTAATAGCGGTTACTCTTATTGCAGTTGGAACTAGTGTGCCAGAGCTAGCAGCTTCTGTTATTGCAGCGCTTAAGCAAGAAAAGGCAATCTCGCTTGGAAACCTTATAGGTTCTAATATTTTTAATATTGCTTCAGTATTAGGAATAACTTCATTAATTCAGCCTATTGCAGTAAAGGATGAAACACTAATGAGTGTAAATATTTACTGGATGTTAGGTTTTGCTATGATCTTACTTCCATTGGCTTTTATACCAAAAAAAATGATCTTAGGGCGTCCTAAAGGATTACTGATTTTTGCAGCATACTGTATTTTTATCGCTTTAGTCTTTATAGAATAA
- a CDS encoding M57 family metalloprotease has protein sequence MKNFKTLAVVFTAATLSVFTSCEKESSEDVVDHSSQEISKDVLNKVTELHFNPNGIEKGMVRDIDGSQKMMYTLEGDIKMSYDQIMKMNIGEGVQSKQYRSNNLVNTPKTIRVVGYNGNNRFGLSSVAQRGLQYAIANYNALNIDIQLNLVFSTSFNSSDILVYTETTASVILQDGVRGVAGFPSGGEPFKRVKINGGANTNNDDQLLEGLFTHELGHCFGLRHTDWNTRQSCGQSGESAGSTGATHIPGTPGASQDSSSIMNACFPYNEGEFGQYDKVALEYLY, from the coding sequence ATGAAAAACTTTAAAACCCTTGCTGTAGTGTTCACTGCGGCAACATTATCAGTCTTTACATCTTGTGAAAAAGAATCTTCAGAAGATGTAGTAGATCATTCTTCACAAGAAATCTCAAAAGATGTTTTAAACAAGGTAACAGAATTACATTTCAATCCAAACGGAATAGAAAAAGGAATGGTAAGAGATATTGATGGAAGTCAAAAAATGATGTATACATTAGAAGGCGATATTAAAATGTCTTATGATCAGATCATGAAAATGAATATAGGAGAAGGAGTACAAAGTAAGCAGTATAGAAGTAATAACCTTGTAAATACTCCAAAAACAATTCGTGTTGTTGGGTATAATGGAAACAATAGATTTGGTCTTAGCTCAGTGGCTCAGAGAGGTTTACAATATGCAATAGCAAATTACAATGCTTTAAATATAGATATTCAACTTAATTTAGTTTTTTCTACTAGTTTTAATTCTAGTGATATACTTGTTTATACCGAGACTACTGCTTCTGTTATACTTCAGGATGGAGTTCGTGGAGTGGCTGGTTTTCCTTCAGGAGGAGAGCCGTTTAAGCGTGTAAAAATTAACGGTGGGGCTAATACAAATAATGACGATCAACTGTTAGAAGGTTTGTTTACCCACGAATTAGGTCATTGTTTTGGACTAAGACATACGGATTGGAATACGAGACAATCTTGTGGTCAAAGCGGTGAATCGGCTGGTTCTACAGGAGCTACTCACATACCAGGAACCCCTGGAGCTAGTCAAGATTCATCATCTATCATGAATGCTTGTTTCCCTTATAATGAAGGGGAATTTGGTCAATATGATAAAGTAGCTTTAGAATATCTTTATTAA